One Dermatophagoides farinae isolate YC_2012a chromosome 6, ASM2471394v1, whole genome shotgun sequence genomic window carries:
- the LOC124493809 gene encoding E3 UFM1-protein ligase 1 has protein sequence MAANWEEVKKLASDFQRAQQMSSVLKLSERNCVDIVKKLIEKKLINVLFTNDGKEYLTADHLKYEIEGELYAAGGRISIPDLVSILNVDYSYAEATANQIARNSGGEINIVLGQLVSRYYKDNLASEIDLHLQETGSLSIGDLSKQYDLPADFLVNLIQERLDTLIQGQFDNDARIIYTHDYIARYESKIIGIFSAITRSIALQTIINRYNISDKMLTSTLDKLFAKKRILGIVSGSTFIPDIYSKNQQEYVNSFFKHNRYLDYSTLTKLGISNPQLYLKKKFADQLCYLDTCAVDQMLSIQLETNFEDVVQNKSFVDIFDMIPSVLTSVDIDLLIKQTLEHKNYSNSIEILCDTFVTSKSFMEQTKDYFEQIKKDRAEEDLKNGVLQNYFFKSKNSATKSIDADNDGKKSTKDDHGGKKGRGKSSTGGGGGTGSGGGGATQRREVKTKAVKKKYKPGQKGQKMEQEPDDAGINELEFIPMEQVINVLTEKLTEDVSNEFIESIAESIYEDLRKSYESYAKELFITRNAEMNKSKKSFAELQCFVNSTYSKILLFNKTNEFIGESSSQAFKDLQSRLNKHLLRTLATDIANELISFFNEELLSENISHEARTKIINKLDVEFKNDFLKLNDSLNSNEVKTFIGELDECAVKIDMMIKKIDSKKEKSILSEHQQSLLLQLNECQDSILCLHILVLLVFQMVHHHMLHASGKFVPQILQFLQKDTNDEIYQLMKQCQDYVLQFIANKDDQTKLDINTKLNESIGHCKQLLNDFIAKKLSLRIVENK, from the exons ATGGCTGCCAATTGGGAAGAGGTGAAAAAATTGGCTTCTGATTTTCAGAGAGCTCAACAGATGAGCTCGGTATTAAA ACTTTCAGAAAGAAATTGTGTTGatattgtgaaaaaattaatcgaaaagaaattgatcaatgtatTGTTTACAAATGATGGTAAAGAATATTTGACTGCCGATCATCTTAAATATGAAATTGAAGGTGAACTGTATGCTGCTGGTGGACGGATTTCCATTCCGGATTTAGTTTCCATTTTGAATGTCGATTATAGCTATGCTGAAGCTACTGCCAATCAAATAGCTCGAAACAGTGGTGGTGAAATAAACATTGTACTTGGCCAATTGGTTTCACGTTATTACAAAGATAATCTTGCATCTGAAATTGATTTACATCTTCAAGAAACTGGATCATTGTCTATTGGTGATCTATCCAAACAATATGATTTACCAGCTGATTTTCTTGTCAATCTAATCCAAGAACGATTAGATACATTGATTCAAGGtcaatttgataatgatgctcGAATCATTTATACTCATGATTATATTGCTcgatatgaatcaaaaataattggAATATTTTCTGCCATAACCAGATCGATTGCATTGCAAACAATAATTAATCGTTATAATATTTCGGACAAGATGCTAACATCAACATTGGATAAATTGTTTGCCAAAAAACGAATACTTGGTATTGTTTCTGGATCAACATTCATACCGGATATTTATTCgaaaaatcaacaagaaTATGTTAATagttttttcaaacataatCGATATCTTGATTATTCAACTTTGACCAAATTAGGCATTTCAAATCCACAATtatatttgaagaaaaaatttgccgATCAACTTTGTTATCTTGATACCTGTGCTGTTGATCAAATGTTGAGCATTCAACTTGAAACCAATTTTGAAGATGTTGTACAGAAcaaatcatttgttgatattttcGACATGATTCCATCAGTGTTGACATCGGTCGATATCGATTTgttgatcaaacaaacattagaacataaaaattattcaaattcaattgaaatattaTGTGATACTTTTGTGACAAGCAAATCATTTatggaacaaacaaaagattATTTTGAACAGATCAAAAAAGATAGAGCTGAAgaagatttgaaaaatggTGTATtgcaaaattattttttcaaatcgaaAAACAGTGCTACAAAATCTATCGatgctgataatgatggtaaaaaatCCACCAAAGATGATCATGGTGGCAAAAAAGGCAGAGGAAAAAGTTccactggtggtggtggtggtactggtagcggtggtggtggtgcaaCTCAAAGACGAGAAGTGAAAACAAAAGCAGTCAAAAAGAAATATAAACCCGGTCAAAAAGGacaaaaaatggaacaagaACCAGATGATGCCGGTATTAATGAATTGGAATTCATTCCAATGGAACAAGTAATCAATGTTTTGACTGAAAAACTAACTGAAGATgtatcgaatgaatttattgaatcgATTGCTGAATCAATATATGAAGATTTACGTAAATCATATGAATCGTATGCAAAAGAATTGTTCATTACACGAAATgctgaaatgaataaatcgaaGAAAAGTTTTGCTGAATTACAGTGTTTTGTCAATTCAAcatattcaaaaatattgttattcaataaaacaaatgaatttattggtGAATCATCAAGTCAAGCATTCAAAGATTTACAATCCAGATTGAATAAACATTTATTACGAACATTAGCAACAGATATTGccaatgaattgatttcatttttcaatgaagaaTTGTTATCGGAAAATATTTCACATGAAGCTCGCacgaaaattatcaataaacTTGATGtggaatttaaaaatgattttctcAAACTAAATGATTCACTGAATTCAAATGAAGTGAAAACTTTCATCGGTGAATTAGACGAATGTGCCGTTAaaattgatatgatgatcaaaaaaattgattcaaaaaaagagaaatcaATATTGTCcgaacatcaacaatcactTTTGttacaattgaatgaatgtcaaGATTCTATTCTTTGTTTACATATTCTTGTATTGCTTGTATTTCaaatggttcatcatcatatgttaCATGCAAGTGGAAAATTTGTGCCacaaattcttcaatttctACAAAAAGAtactaatgatgaaatttatcAGCTAATGAAACAATGTCAAGATTATGTACTGCAATTTATTGCCAACAAAGATGATCAGACTAAATTGGATATAAACactaaattgaatgaatcaattggCCATTGTAAacaattgttgaatgattttattgcgaaaaaattatcattaagaattgttgaaaataaataa